Proteins from a genomic interval of Oncorhynchus clarkii lewisi isolate Uvic-CL-2024 chromosome 15, UVic_Ocla_1.0, whole genome shotgun sequence:
- the LOC139367107 gene encoding glutamate decarboxylase 2: MASHGFWGLGAPENAGDNTSNQSPTTPRAWCQAAAQKLPGGIGSKLCALLSVAGEDEKTSEPTSTKLDETTVGTCGCNKPCNCLKATEATVGFSDLYSTDLLPALDGDLKTMTFLQEVVDILLAYITESFDRETKVIDFHYPNELLQRNNWELQDEPETLDDILISCRATLKYAIKTAHPRYFNQLSTGLDMVGLAADWLTSTANTNMFTYEVAPVFVLLEYVTLKKMREIIGWEDGRGDGIFSPGGAISNMYAMLLARFKMFPEVKEKGMSSVPRLAAFTSEHSHFSIKKGAAALGIGTESVICIKADESGKMIPADLERKILEAKQKGFVPFFVSATAGTTVYGAFDPLIAISDICKKYQVWFHVDGAWGGSLIMSRMHKWKLDGVERANSVTWNPHKMMAVPLQCSALLVREEGLMQNCNQMHACYLFQQDKHYDLSYDTGDKALQCGRHVDIFKLWLMWRAKGTIGFEAQIDKCLELSEYLYNKIKDREGYEMVFNGKPQHTNVCFWYLPPGMRYMEDKEEKKKRLHKVAPVIKARMMEYGTTMVSYQPQGDKVNFFRMVISNPAATFEDIDFLIEEIERLGQDL; the protein is encoded by the exons ATGGCATCACACGGATTTTGGGGTCTTGGCGCGCCAGAGAATGCTGGTGATAATACCAGCAACCAAAGCCCCACTACGC CCAGGGCATGGTGCCAGGCGGCGGCCCAAAAACTACCTGGAGGCATTGGATCGAAACTGTGTG CTCTACTCAGTGTTGCTGGAGAGGACGAGAAAACATCCGAGCCGACATCTACCAAACTGGATGAGACAACGGTTGGGACCTGCGGATGCAACAAACCGTGCAATTGTCTAAAGGCGACTGAGGCGACTGTCGGTTTCTCAGATCTATATTCAACAG ATCTACTACCCGCGTTGGATGGTGACTTGAAGACAATGACTTTTCTCCAAGAAGTTGTGGATATTTTGCTGGCATATATCACGGAATCGTTTGATAGGGAAACGAAAGTCATTGATTTCCACTATCCCAATGAATTGCTCCAGAGAAACAACTGGGAACTGCAGGATGAGCCAGAAACACTGGATGATATTTTGATAAGCTGTCGTGCAACTCTGAAATACGCTATCAAAACAG CCCACCCCAGATACTTCAATCAGCTCTCAACAGGATTAGATATGGTTGGTCTTGCAGCTGATTGGCTAACGTCCACCGCAAACACCAACAT GTTCACCTACGAGGTGGCTCCAGTGTTCGTGCTGCTGGAATACGTCACTTTGAAGAAAATGAGGGAGATCATTGGCTGGGAGGATGGCCGAGGGGATGGAATCTTCTCTCCCG GTGGTGCCATTTCCAATATGTATGCCATGCTGCTGGCTCGCTTCAAGATGTTTCCTGAAGTGAAGGAGAAAGGAATGTCATCAGTCCCCAGACTGGCAGCCTTCACATCCGAGCAT AGTCATTTCTCAATCAAGAAAGGAGCAGCAGCCCTTGGCATTGGTACAGAGAGTGTCATCTGCATCAAAGCTGATGAGAG TGGTAAAATGATACCAGCTGACCTTGAAAGGAAAATACTGGAAGCCAAGCAGAAG GGATTTGTGCCATTCTTTGTGAGTGCGACGGCTGGCACCACAGTCTACGGAGCCTTTGACCCCCTCATTGCCATCTCAGATATTTGTAAGAAGTACCAAGTCTGGTTCCACGTGGAT ggTGCGTGGGGAGGCAGTCTCATCATGTCCAGGATGCACAAGTGGAAGCTAGATGGAGTTGAGAG GGCCAATTCAGTGACATGGAACCCTCACAAGATGATGGCAGTCCCACTGCAGTGCTCAGCCCTGCTGGTCCGGGAGGAG GGGCTGATGCAAAACTGCAACCAGATGCACGCCTGCTACCTGTTCCAGCAGGACAAGCACTACGACCTGTCCTACGACACGGGGGACAAGGCCTTGCAGTGTGGACGTCATGTGGACATCTTCAAGCTCTGGCTCATGTGGAGAGCTAAG GGCACCATCGGGTTCGAGGCTCAGATTGACAAGTGTCTGGAGCTTTCGGAGTACCTGTACAACAAGATCAAGGACAGGGAAGGATATGAGATGGTCTTCAATGGAAAG CCTCAACACACCAACGTGTGCTTCTGGTACCTCCCTCCTGGCATGCGGTACATGGAGGACAAAGAGGAGAAAAAGAAGCGCCTGCACAAG GTGGCTCCAGTGATCAAGGCCAGGATGATGGAGTATGGGACAACCATGGTCAGCTACCAACCACAGGGGGACAAGGTCAACTTCTTCCGCATGGTCATCTCCAACCCCGCGGCCACCTTTGAGGACATCGACTTTCTTATCGAGGAAATCGAGCGGCTCGGTCAGGATCTATAA